A genomic segment from Pedobacter sp. MC2016-14 encodes:
- a CDS encoding RagB/SusD family nutrient uptake outer membrane protein, with the protein MKIKYIILCAVMPLLTVTSCKKDFLDRNPLNSVSDAAFWKSETDVKTALAGVYSRLQQNFLGYERVYLDALSDNAFAFQNTNQPFLLDLTTGSISPGLTGALPNMMSSPYRAITSCNYFLDNIDKAPISDTQKNGYVAQVRFIRALAYFDLVQTFGGVPLNKHYPKTVDEVKIPQSTKAEVYAFINEDLDFAIANLPDVKYTGYAVKGSAQGIKARVLITQQRWGDAVVVLKQIMTDNRYALSNNYAALFKTSGQATASVNTEIMFSTQYQAPTNPQRTSPGAAGMDIELGWFSLIQPYKDLIDDYEMTDGKMPSESALYNPLTPYINRDPRLDLTVKLPNEVWSNSLNVVWNGYTQSSTGFLMEKYVDLSRAPFTSNTAASTDQDYIHLRYADILLMYAEAQNEVGGPDATVYKAIDDVRGRVGIGMPPVDRVKYDLKDELRDYIRHERRIEFALEGQRYNDLKRWNIAHIKLPTLKSPAGTPLVFSTKNYLLPFPSSELDNNPQLKQNDY; encoded by the coding sequence ATGAAAATTAAATATATCATCCTATGTGCAGTAATGCCATTGCTTACTGTCACTTCCTGTAAAAAGGATTTTTTGGATAGAAATCCTTTAAATAGTGTTTCTGATGCTGCCTTTTGGAAATCTGAAACAGATGTTAAAACCGCGCTGGCTGGTGTATACTCACGGCTTCAGCAAAATTTTCTGGGTTATGAAAGGGTTTACCTGGATGCGCTTAGTGATAATGCTTTTGCATTTCAAAATACCAATCAACCTTTCTTATTGGATTTAACAACAGGTAGTATTTCTCCAGGTCTTACTGGTGCACTCCCAAATATGATGTCGTCGCCTTACAGGGCAATTACTTCTTGTAATTATTTTTTGGATAACATCGATAAGGCGCCTATCAGCGATACTCAAAAAAATGGTTACGTTGCACAGGTAAGGTTTATACGTGCCCTCGCATATTTTGATCTTGTACAAACTTTTGGAGGTGTTCCACTCAACAAACATTACCCGAAAACAGTTGATGAAGTTAAGATTCCCCAAAGTACAAAGGCTGAAGTTTATGCATTTATAAACGAGGATTTAGATTTTGCCATAGCTAATTTGCCTGATGTAAAATATACAGGATATGCTGTTAAGGGTAGTGCACAAGGAATTAAAGCTAGAGTGTTGATTACACAGCAGCGATGGGGAGATGCAGTCGTTGTACTTAAACAAATTATGACGGATAATAGGTATGCACTTTCTAATAATTATGCAGCATTGTTCAAAACAAGTGGACAGGCTACTGCATCAGTAAATACTGAGATCATGTTCTCTACTCAATACCAGGCACCCACTAACCCGCAACGTACCAGTCCGGGCGCAGCAGGCATGGATATCGAATTAGGTTGGTTTTCTTTGATTCAACCTTACAAGGATTTGATTGATGATTATGAGATGACGGATGGGAAAATGCCTTCTGAGTCTGCCTTGTACAATCCATTGACTCCTTATATTAACCGCGACCCAAGGTTAGATTTAACAGTTAAATTGCCAAATGAAGTGTGGAGTAATTCTTTAAATGTAGTATGGAATGGTTATACTCAGTCTTCTACTGGATTTTTGATGGAAAAGTATGTAGATCTTTCCAGGGCTCCATTTACATCAAACACGGCAGCTTCTACAGATCAGGATTATATCCACTTACGTTATGCAGACATTTTGTTAATGTATGCCGAAGCACAAAATGAAGTCGGAGGTCCTGATGCTACCGTTTATAAAGCTATAGATGATGTGAGGGGAAGGGTTGGTATTGGAATGCCGCCAGTAGACAGGGTGAAATATGACCTAAAAGATGAATTGCGTGATTATATCCGTCATGAAAGGCGTATTGAATTTGCACTGGAAGGGCAAAGATATAATGATTTAAAACGTTGGAATATCGCGCACATCAAACTCCCTACTTTGAAAAGTCCGGCGGGAACACCTCTTGTATTTTCAACAAAAAACTACTTGCTTCCATTTCCTTCTTCAGAATTGGATAACAACCCACAACTGAAACAAAACGATTATTAG
- a CDS encoding glycosylase: MRRFAFFSLLLCLNLSASAQQEISAAKMQEIYEEVKTPYKYGLVMVPEDEQHKMDCPTVFREGKFWYMTYLIYSGRGYETWLSKSKDLLHWENMGRLLSFGDAGNWDDNQKAGYNALTDTKWGGAYKLSKFNGKYWMSYFGGKEKGYETEPLSIGMAYTEKSPAQVQEWTRMPEPVLSALDKDVRWWENRHKLFKSTVIEDKKRLTGHPFVMYYNAVGDSLENNKKTRWYERIGMAVSDDMEHWQRFGRNPVVHHPVGITGDGVIQKIKGAWVMFYFGAFWQDRKGSFNRFAVSNDLVNWTDWNGDNLIESSEKYDDLYAHKSFVLKHKGVVYHFYCAVNKNDKRGIAVATSKALGKSSVNFIKSTK; encoded by the coding sequence ATGAGAAGATTTGCATTTTTTTCCCTCTTGCTTTGCTTGAATTTGTCTGCCTCCGCACAGCAGGAAATTTCTGCCGCTAAAATGCAGGAGATTTATGAAGAAGTAAAAACGCCATACAAATATGGCTTAGTAATGGTGCCTGAAGACGAGCAGCATAAAATGGACTGCCCCACGGTGTTTCGCGAAGGCAAGTTTTGGTACATGACTTACCTGATCTATAGTGGACGCGGTTACGAAACCTGGCTTTCTAAGAGCAAAGATTTGCTGCATTGGGAAAATATGGGCCGTTTGCTTTCTTTTGGTGATGCTGGGAACTGGGACGACAACCAAAAGGCAGGGTACAACGCTTTAACAGATACCAAATGGGGAGGAGCTTACAAGCTAAGCAAATTCAATGGCAAATATTGGATGTCATACTTTGGTGGAAAAGAAAAAGGGTATGAAACGGAGCCTTTGTCTATAGGCATGGCCTACACTGAAAAGAGCCCGGCACAGGTTCAGGAGTGGACCAGAATGCCGGAACCCGTATTGAGTGCGCTGGATAAGGATGTAAGGTGGTGGGAAAACAGGCATAAGCTTTTTAAAAGCACGGTGATTGAGGATAAAAAACGTTTAACGGGGCACCCTTTTGTCATGTATTATAACGCAGTAGGGGATTCGCTGGAAAATAATAAAAAAACCAGGTGGTACGAGCGGATTGGTATGGCCGTATCTGATGACATGGAGCATTGGCAAAGATTTGGCAGGAACCCGGTTGTTCATCATCCGGTTGGAATTACCGGCGATGGTGTGATCCAGAAAATAAAAGGTGCCTGGGTGATGTTTTACTTTGGTGCCTTTTGGCAGGATAGAAAAGGCTCATTTAACAGATTCGCAGTTTCTAATGACCTTGTGAACTGGACCGATTGGAACGGCGATAACCTGATTGAATCTTCTGAAAAATATGATGACCTGTATGCCCATAAATCTTTTGTGTTAAAGCATAAAGGTGTTGTTTATCATTTCTATTGTGCTGTAAATAAAAATGACAAGCGGGGAATTGCAGTGGCAACTTCCAAAGCGCTCGGCAAAAGTTCTGTTAATTTTATCAAATCTACTAAATAA
- the galB gene encoding beta-galactosidase GalB: protein MKLNRISAICKILMLMLFIGQTAFAQSRKISFNEGWKFYLGDVANAKLVAYNDLKWRKLDLPHDWSIEGEFDEKNPAKPEGGGLPTGIGWYRKTFILPATAKLKNTSIEFDGVYKNSEVWINGKYLGKRPYGYISFKYELSAYLKPGKNVIAVRVDNSAQPDSRWYSGSGIYRNVWLLTTDKIAVDHWGTFVSTPKVSAAAATVQLNVQIKTSTLKTKVDVNSVIYDQQGNEVSSAKRTGIVLDKSQYSFTQLFDLKNPHLWSVTNPHLYKVVTKIYSGKVLRDTYETPLGIRYFKFDAKTGFSLNGQAMKILGVCMHHDLGALGAAVYTRAIERQLQILKKMGCNAIRTSHNPPAPEMLDLCDKMGFLVMDEAFDMWKKKKTSKDYHLNFPEWHRADLEAMIKRDRNHPSIIMWSIGNEIREQFDSTGIAITKELVGIVKNLDTTRMVVSALTETVAEKNFIYQAKALDLYGLNYNHKLYKDFPKNYPGEIFLATETTSALETRGFYDMPTEMPSDSIRRWPKDGKTKFIEGNMEWAVSSYDNVSAYWGSTHEETWKEVKKYDHVSGLFVWTGFDYLGEPLPYPWPARSSYFGIVDLAGFPKDAYYLYQSEWTNTPVLHLFPHWNWAAGKTIDVWAYYNQADEVELFLNGKSLGVKSKKGEDLHVSWPVKYEAGTLKAVSRKKGKVILTREINTADKATKIELQADRKQISADGKDLSFVTVKILDANGNLVPAAEDLVQFKVEGPGFIAGVDNGFQGSVESFKDNKRKAYRGLCLAIIQSNGKPGTITLTATAKGLTSQSIQIQTIK from the coding sequence ATGAAGCTGAATAGGATAAGCGCGATATGTAAAATTTTAATGCTGATGTTATTCATCGGTCAGACTGCTTTTGCACAATCACGCAAAATAAGTTTTAACGAGGGTTGGAAATTTTATTTGGGCGACGTAGCAAATGCCAAACTGGTTGCATATAATGATTTGAAATGGCGGAAATTAGATCTTCCGCATGATTGGAGCATTGAAGGTGAATTTGATGAGAAAAATCCGGCTAAACCAGAGGGAGGAGGCTTACCCACAGGGATTGGATGGTATAGGAAAACTTTTATACTTCCCGCTACGGCGAAACTGAAAAACACCAGTATAGAATTTGATGGCGTTTATAAAAACAGTGAAGTCTGGATCAATGGAAAATACCTTGGTAAACGTCCTTACGGATATATTTCTTTTAAATATGAGCTCAGTGCTTATTTAAAGCCGGGCAAAAATGTTATTGCTGTTCGGGTAGACAACTCCGCCCAACCTGATTCACGCTGGTATTCTGGCTCGGGGATTTATAGGAACGTATGGCTGCTAACCACGGATAAGATTGCGGTTGACCATTGGGGTACTTTTGTTAGCACGCCAAAAGTATCGGCAGCGGCAGCAACCGTTCAGTTAAATGTACAGATCAAAACCAGTACCCTGAAAACGAAAGTTGATGTAAATTCTGTAATTTACGATCAGCAGGGAAATGAAGTAAGTTCTGCAAAGCGTACTGGGATTGTGCTGGATAAGTCGCAGTATAGCTTTACTCAGTTGTTTGACTTAAAAAATCCTCATTTATGGTCTGTAACAAACCCTCATTTGTATAAAGTAGTCACCAAAATATATAGTGGGAAGGTATTACGGGATACGTACGAGACGCCACTAGGGATCCGTTATTTTAAGTTTGACGCAAAAACCGGCTTTTCTTTGAATGGTCAGGCGATGAAAATATTAGGGGTGTGTATGCACCATGACCTGGGTGCATTGGGTGCTGCCGTTTATACGCGTGCAATTGAAAGACAGCTGCAGATTTTAAAGAAAATGGGCTGTAATGCCATCAGGACATCACATAATCCTCCGGCACCTGAAATGCTGGACCTTTGTGATAAAATGGGCTTTCTGGTAATGGACGAGGCTTTTGACATGTGGAAGAAGAAGAAAACCTCCAAGGATTATCATTTGAATTTTCCGGAATGGCACCGTGCTGATTTGGAGGCCATGATTAAGAGAGACCGGAACCATCCTTCTATTATCATGTGGAGCATTGGCAACGAGATCCGCGAACAGTTTGACAGTACTGGAATAGCCATTACCAAGGAGCTGGTCGGTATTGTAAAAAATTTAGATACCACCCGTATGGTTGTATCTGCCTTAACGGAAACAGTTGCAGAAAAAAACTTTATTTATCAGGCTAAAGCGCTGGATTTATATGGGTTAAACTATAACCATAAATTATACAAAGATTTTCCGAAGAATTATCCCGGGGAGATTTTTCTCGCTACAGAAACCACCTCGGCTCTAGAGACCCGTGGTTTTTATGACATGCCAACAGAAATGCCATCAGACAGCATCCGCAGGTGGCCAAAAGACGGGAAGACTAAATTTATAGAGGGTAATATGGAGTGGGCTGTCTCTTCTTATGATAATGTTTCTGCCTATTGGGGATCAACGCATGAAGAAACCTGGAAAGAAGTTAAAAAATACGATCATGTTTCAGGATTGTTTGTTTGGACAGGTTTTGATTACCTGGGTGAGCCACTTCCTTATCCATGGCCTGCAAGAAGTTCGTATTTCGGAATCGTTGACCTTGCCGGTTTTCCAAAGGATGCTTACTACCTGTATCAGAGTGAATGGACCAATACACCAGTATTGCATTTGTTCCCACACTGGAATTGGGCTGCGGGCAAAACAATAGATGTTTGGGCCTATTACAACCAGGCTGATGAGGTAGAGTTATTTCTCAATGGTAAGTCATTGGGCGTCAAATCTAAAAAAGGCGAGGATTTGCACGTGTCCTGGCCGGTGAAATATGAAGCAGGTACATTAAAAGCTGTATCCCGTAAAAAAGGTAAGGTTATACTGACCAGAGAAATTAATACAGCAGATAAAGCCACCAAAATTGAGTTGCAGGCAGACCGTAAACAGATTAGTGCGGACGGTAAAGACCTTTCTTTTGTAACCGTAAAGATTCTGGATGCCAATGGCAATCTCGTTCCCGCTGCAGAAGATCTTGTGCAATTCAAAGTAGAAGGACCAGGTTTTATCGCCGGAGTAGACAATGGCTTCCAGGGTAGCGTAGAATCTTTTAAAGACAACAAAAGGAAAGCTTACCGTGGGCTTTGCCTGGCCATTATACAATCAAATGGAAAGCCGGGAACGATCACCTTAACTGCTACAGCAAAAGGATTAACCTCACAAAGTATCCAAATTCAGACCATTAAATAA
- a CDS encoding TonB-dependent receptor yields the protein MNSVRLKSFNKPGSALLSKIFTFLLMFYTLQGVAQQPATFTVSGVISTNSGETLPGVSVKVKGTTVGAVTDVSGKFTLSAPSSTSILQVSYVGFQIQEISINGRNVINVKLQEDQTSLDEVLVVGYGTQKKANLTGAVATVSGSTLTQRASPNAANLIQGRITGVQVTQPSGEPGRDNPNFLIRGRSTYGGSTTPLILIDGVAGSFNNLSPDDIENVTVLKDASSAAIYGARAANGVILVTTKKGKKGETVISYRANIARHVATALPDLITNSAEYMEMYNTAATRSGIAYKYPATEIEKYRNSNGDPQYPSFDNIDYYVNPATVMNHSLSISGGSEKSTFNISGGYLDQDAVFKGYKFKRYNALLNYSSQLSKAITVGTIMNMTYKDRKEPPFTGENMALLVYAAGPLYGPFLPDGSGRVVSRAYELEGRNRNPQEAYAMGEQTTKEYNLNAQAYIDIKPFKGLTWSSKIAINYTDEYYKMYQHPYDAYLLQKPAGGNSYVTNSFGPDILGVTDQYAKTLNPTIYSTLTYEKTIAQDHNFKALAGYEQLFNKYQSLRGRRTNSVAPILEDLTGYSASGESLYFSHPRLPSLAGPSEWGMRSFFGRINYDYKGRYLVEGNLRYDGTSKVSPEYRWGVFPSFSLGWLLTEEDFMKEKFKWLSSFKVRGSYGTLGNQDIGTYLYQNNIILTGGYPFGNAGFLQGGTINDFKDQSLRWESTTSIDLGFDMSVKNGLLGLTFDWFRRSTYNILAAPPVPLSMGLNAPTINNGKMQSQGFELALTHQNKIGEVSYGLNFLISTAKNKVIELLVPSKGTTINQVGLPYGSHYLYQWDGVFQVEDIGNPSVPKHALNANPKAGDLKMKDINGDGVVNPDDRVVVDGAYPDFNYSFGFNVGYKRFSMNAFFQGVSGIKNRVNNWGIDPFMQGTAPTTKWRDAWTPENRSNTLPGIYVAGYSPTANYAGSTFFLQNASYLRLKNIILNYDVPVGILSKIGIKNLGVYVSADNLFTITDYEGGDPERSSVTGNFAQYPQTRIYNLGFNVKF from the coding sequence ATGAACTCAGTTAGACTCAAAAGCTTTAATAAGCCGGGCAGCGCTTTACTATCTAAAATCTTTACCTTTTTGCTAATGTTTTATACTTTGCAAGGGGTAGCTCAACAACCCGCTACATTTACTGTAAGTGGGGTCATCAGTACCAATTCTGGAGAAACATTACCAGGCGTTAGTGTAAAAGTTAAAGGAACAACAGTCGGCGCGGTAACAGATGTAAGTGGAAAGTTTACATTATCGGCTCCTTCCTCCACTTCAATCCTCCAGGTTTCTTACGTAGGATTTCAGATCCAGGAGATCTCCATCAACGGAAGAAATGTGATCAATGTTAAATTACAGGAAGACCAGACCTCATTAGATGAAGTATTGGTAGTGGGATATGGTACGCAGAAAAAGGCAAATCTTACAGGTGCCGTAGCTACGGTTTCAGGATCTACCCTAACGCAAAGGGCATCACCAAATGCCGCTAACTTAATTCAGGGCAGGATTACAGGTGTTCAGGTAACGCAGCCTTCTGGTGAGCCAGGAAGAGACAATCCTAACTTTTTAATTAGAGGACGCTCTACTTATGGAGGTAGTACAACTCCTTTAATTTTAATTGATGGAGTTGCAGGCTCATTTAATAATCTCTCTCCTGACGACATTGAGAATGTTACAGTGCTCAAAGATGCTTCTTCTGCAGCTATTTATGGTGCACGGGCAGCCAATGGGGTGATATTGGTAACAACAAAAAAAGGTAAAAAGGGTGAAACTGTAATTAGTTACAGGGCAAATATAGCAAGGCACGTAGCTACTGCGCTACCTGATCTGATTACGAACTCAGCAGAGTATATGGAAATGTACAATACGGCTGCTACAAGATCTGGAATTGCTTACAAATATCCAGCAACAGAGATTGAAAAGTATAGAAATTCAAATGGTGATCCACAATATCCGAGTTTTGACAATATAGACTACTATGTTAATCCTGCAACTGTGATGAATCATAGTTTATCTATTTCAGGAGGATCGGAAAAAAGCACTTTTAATATTTCTGGAGGTTATCTTGATCAGGATGCGGTATTTAAAGGATACAAGTTTAAGCGCTACAACGCTTTATTGAACTATAGTAGTCAGCTCAGTAAAGCCATTACTGTAGGAACTATTATGAATATGACTTATAAGGACCGTAAAGAACCACCTTTCACCGGTGAAAATATGGCCTTATTGGTTTATGCTGCAGGACCATTATATGGACCGTTTTTACCTGATGGCAGTGGTCGAGTTGTCTCAAGAGCTTACGAGTTGGAGGGAAGAAATAGAAATCCGCAGGAAGCATATGCGATGGGAGAGCAGACAACTAAAGAATATAACCTTAATGCTCAGGCATATATTGATATTAAACCTTTTAAAGGGCTGACCTGGAGCTCAAAAATAGCCATCAACTATACGGATGAATACTATAAAATGTATCAGCATCCTTATGATGCCTACTTGTTACAGAAGCCAGCAGGCGGGAATAGTTACGTAACAAACTCTTTTGGTCCGGATATTCTTGGTGTTACGGATCAATATGCCAAAACCTTAAATCCGACAATATACTCTACTTTAACTTATGAAAAGACAATTGCTCAGGATCATAACTTTAAGGCATTAGCTGGATATGAACAACTGTTTAATAAATATCAAAGCTTAAGGGGTAGGAGAACAAATTCTGTAGCTCCAATTCTTGAAGATCTTACTGGATATTCTGCTTCAGGCGAATCACTATATTTTAGTCATCCAAGACTTCCTTCTTTGGCTGGCCCATCAGAATGGGGTATGCGTTCTTTCTTTGGTCGTATCAATTACGACTATAAAGGAAGGTATTTAGTAGAAGGTAATCTTCGGTATGATGGTACCTCAAAAGTATCTCCCGAATATCGCTGGGGAGTTTTTCCTTCTTTTTCATTGGGCTGGTTGCTAACAGAAGAAGATTTTATGAAAGAAAAATTTAAATGGCTAAGTAGTTTTAAAGTGCGGGGGTCTTACGGTACTTTAGGGAACCAGGACATTGGTACCTATCTTTACCAGAACAACATTATTCTTACTGGTGGATATCCTTTTGGAAACGCGGGATTTTTGCAGGGAGGTACGATTAATGATTTCAAAGATCAAAGTCTCCGTTGGGAATCTACAACTAGTATAGATCTTGGTTTCGATATGAGCGTTAAAAATGGTCTTTTGGGACTTACTTTTGATTGGTTTAGAAGGTCTACTTACAACATTTTGGCTGCGCCTCCTGTACCGCTTAGTATGGGACTTAATGCGCCAACCATCAATAACGGAAAAATGCAGAGTCAGGGCTTTGAGTTGGCATTAACACATCAAAATAAAATCGGAGAAGTAAGTTATGGACTGAATTTCCTGATTTCAACTGCAAAAAATAAAGTAATAGAGTTGCTTGTACCAAGTAAGGGTACTACGATTAACCAGGTTGGTTTACCTTACGGATCGCATTATCTTTATCAATGGGATGGAGTTTTTCAAGTGGAGGATATTGGTAACCCAAGCGTTCCAAAACACGCCCTTAATGCAAATCCAAAAGCTGGCGACTTAAAAATGAAAGATATCAATGGGGACGGAGTTGTTAATCCTGATGACCGAGTAGTAGTAGATGGTGCTTACCCTGATTTTAATTATTCCTTTGGCTTTAATGTGGGTTATAAAAGATTCAGTATGAATGCCTTCTTTCAAGGTGTGTCAGGAATTAAGAACCGTGTAAATAACTGGGGAATAGATCCGTTTATGCAAGGTACAGCGCCAACAACGAAATGGAGAGACGCCTGGACACCTGAGAATAGAAGCAATACTTTGCCTGGAATTTATGTAGCTGGTTATAGCCCCACTGCTAATTACGCTGGATCAACATTTTTTCTTCAGAATGCTTCATACCTAAGATTAAAGAATATCATCTTAAATTATGATGTACCTGTTGGCATATTATCTAAAATTGGTATTAAAAACCTGGGAGTATACGTTTCTGCCGATAACCTGTTTACAATTACCGATTATGAAGGTGGTGATCCTGAACGATCTAGTGTAACAGGAAATTTTGCTCAATACCCTCAAACCCGTATTTACAATTTAGGTTTCAACGTTAAATTTTAA
- a CDS encoding family 78 glycoside hydrolase catalytic domain, with protein sequence MGVFSQNLKVVNLRTEYKINPLGITNSNPSLSWELQSPSRNVLQSAYRILVSDNENKLQKNEGNIWDSGKVKSSSSIQLRYQGKLLLAAKTYYWKVMVWDNKGQVSPWSALQQWQMGLLGLSDWKNAKWIAYEKLADSSIDVLPKDNKKDTYFGSNVLPLLRKDFVVKKPVAKASMFISGLGHFDMSLNGKKQGDHFLDAGWVKYDKEALYVSFDVTKALLKGSNTIGVMLGNGFYYVPPVKGRFRKSKPAFGLPKMICRLLVEYKDGTTENIVSDQSWKTSPGPITFSSIYGGEDYDARLIQKGWDMPSFKDKHWKNVLIVDGPPAIKAQQAEPLKIFENFSAKSVTEISGNNWVYDLGQNASGIISLKVKGNKGDTIRVYPGELLKDGKVTQKSTGGPFYFEYVLNGAGIETWQPQFTYYGFRYLELRGGRPSGKQGTGRLPEILELKGLHTRNAAARAGEFSSSNQLFNKTDQLIDWAIKSNMASTFTDCPHREKLGWLEQSHLMISSVMYSYDVATLANKVVGDVMTSQLDNGLIPEIAPEYIHFTWGGDMFRDSPEWGSTGIILPWYLYRWYGDTGVLKNAYPTMQRYIAYLQKKAENNILKQGLGDWYDIGPERPGVSQQTPMGVTGTATYYYNLCILEKIANVLGKKADAEQWAKLASSVKQSFNNTFFNRETAQYATGSQTANAMAIYMQLVEPEYKDRVFANLIKDIRDRKNALTAGDIGYRYVLRVLEAEHRSDIIFDMNSRSDVPGYGYQLAHGATALTESWAAISEVSNNHFMLGHIMEWFYSGIGGIRQEDNSVAFNKIRIYPEAVGDLITATTSYHSSYGLIKTSWRKTAATFELDVTIPANTTAMIYLPALSGKRISEANKELDNVPEVKMMGFEKGRAILKVGSGVYKFKVQDYL encoded by the coding sequence ATGGGGGTTTTTTCTCAAAACCTGAAAGTCGTAAACCTGCGTACTGAATATAAAATCAATCCCCTTGGTATTACCAATTCAAATCCTTCGCTAAGTTGGGAATTACAATCTCCTTCAAGAAATGTTTTGCAATCTGCCTACCGCATTTTGGTTTCTGACAATGAAAATAAACTGCAAAAAAATGAGGGGAACATTTGGGACTCTGGTAAAGTAAAATCATCCTCCTCCATTCAGCTGCGATACCAGGGGAAACTCTTGTTAGCTGCAAAAACTTATTATTGGAAAGTAATGGTTTGGGACAATAAAGGTCAGGTTTCTCCATGGAGTGCTTTACAGCAATGGCAAATGGGGCTTCTGGGCCTGTCTGACTGGAAAAATGCAAAATGGATTGCCTATGAGAAACTGGCGGACTCCAGTATAGATGTATTGCCTAAAGACAATAAAAAAGATACATATTTTGGCAGCAATGTACTACCGCTTTTAAGAAAAGATTTTGTGGTAAAGAAACCTGTGGCCAAAGCAAGTATGTTCATTAGCGGCCTTGGGCACTTTGATATGAGCCTGAATGGTAAAAAACAGGGAGATCATTTTCTGGATGCTGGTTGGGTAAAATACGACAAGGAAGCATTGTACGTAAGCTTTGATGTTACCAAAGCCCTGCTTAAAGGCAGTAATACCATTGGTGTTATGCTGGGGAATGGTTTTTATTATGTACCTCCCGTAAAAGGCAGGTTCAGGAAATCAAAGCCTGCATTTGGTCTTCCAAAAATGATTTGCAGGTTGCTGGTTGAGTATAAAGACGGTACCACGGAAAATATCGTCAGTGATCAAAGCTGGAAAACTTCTCCGGGTCCAATCACTTTTTCCAGCATTTACGGGGGTGAAGATTATGATGCCCGTCTGATCCAAAAAGGATGGGATATGCCGTCGTTTAAAGATAAGCATTGGAAAAATGTATTGATTGTAGATGGGCCGCCAGCCATCAAAGCACAGCAAGCAGAACCACTTAAAATATTTGAAAATTTCAGCGCAAAGTCGGTTACCGAAATTTCAGGCAATAATTGGGTGTACGATTTGGGTCAGAATGCATCCGGCATCATTAGCCTGAAGGTAAAAGGAAATAAAGGTGACACCATACGCGTATATCCTGGAGAACTGCTCAAAGATGGTAAAGTAACCCAAAAATCTACCGGAGGGCCTTTCTATTTTGAATATGTACTAAATGGAGCAGGGATAGAAACCTGGCAACCACAATTTACTTATTATGGATTTCGGTATCTTGAGCTTAGAGGTGGCAGGCCATCGGGTAAACAAGGTACTGGCAGGCTGCCAGAAATTCTGGAATTAAAAGGCCTGCACACCAGAAATGCAGCGGCTAGGGCAGGGGAGTTTAGCTCTTCAAACCAGTTGTTTAACAAAACTGATCAATTGATAGATTGGGCCATTAAAAGTAATATGGCGAGTACGTTTACGGACTGTCCGCACCGTGAAAAACTAGGCTGGCTGGAACAATCTCATTTAATGATCTCTTCTGTGATGTATAGTTACGATGTAGCCACGCTAGCCAATAAAGTAGTAGGTGATGTGATGACCTCCCAGCTTGACAATGGGTTGATTCCGGAGATTGCACCTGAATACATTCATTTTACCTGGGGCGGCGATATGTTCCGCGATTCGCCTGAATGGGGAAGTACAGGGATTATCCTGCCATGGTACCTGTATCGATGGTATGGGGATACGGGAGTTTTAAAAAATGCGTATCCAACCATGCAGCGTTATATTGCATATTTGCAGAAAAAGGCAGAAAATAACATTTTAAAGCAAGGGTTAGGCGACTGGTATGATATAGGGCCTGAGCGGCCTGGTGTTTCTCAGCAAACGCCAATGGGTGTAACCGGCACCGCCACTTATTATTACAACCTTTGTATTTTAGAGAAAATTGCCAACGTACTAGGTAAAAAAGCCGATGCTGAGCAATGGGCTAAGCTTGCATCCTCGGTAAAGCAATCTTTTAACAATACGTTTTTTAACAGGGAGACTGCACAATATGCTACCGGAAGTCAGACTGCGAATGCTATGGCAATTTACATGCAATTGGTGGAACCTGAATATAAGGACCGTGTGTTTGCAAATCTCATCAAAGACATCCGCGATCGAAAAAATGCTTTAACGGCTGGCGACATTGGTTACCGTTATGTACTGCGGGTGTTAGAAGCGGAACACCGCTCAGATATTATTTTTGACATGAACAGCAGGAGCGATGTGCCCGGCTATGGTTATCAATTGGCACACGGGGCTACAGCTTTAACTGAATCATGGGCGGCTATATCAGAAGTATCTAACAATCATTTCATGCTTGGCCATATTATGGAATGGTTTTATAGTGGAATCGGCGGCATCAGGCAGGAGGATAATTCCGTGGCGTTTAATAAAATTCGGATCTATCCGGAAGCTGTTGGAGATCTCATTACAGCAACCACCAGTTATCATTCCTCATATGGTCTTATTAAGACGTCATGGAGGAAAACAGCAGCAACTTTCGAGCTTGATGTAACCATACCTGCAAATACCACAGCAATGATCTACCTTCCCGCCCTTTCTGGCAAGAGAATCAGCGAGGCGAATAAAGAATTAGATAACGTACCGGAAGTTAAAATGATGGGTTTTGAAAAAGGAAGAGCAATACTTAAAGTAGGTTCCGGAGTGTATAAATTTAAAGTCCAGGATTATTTATAA